Proteins from one Cicer arietinum cultivar CDC Frontier isolate Library 1 chromosome 3, Cicar.CDCFrontier_v2.0, whole genome shotgun sequence genomic window:
- the LOC101501562 gene encoding uncharacterized protein, whose protein sequence is MNTLNSIHVSSETNQIQAATNYFSMQILDSSIQSLIKSWKRRQRWLFLFNTSSRQDLLNRATWRTHLTNFLESTIIRVISISLLIVDLIITILELSSSLISCEQNIDIVKEKYFHWIGICILSILSIKIIALLLGLGFSFFKHIGYVVDGVVIIGALIMEAFLERRGGGLLVLVSLWRVIRVVESVFELSDEAIEVQIEGIVFQFEALKEENIRLLEIIHEKDKMIEKLEEELDECRLKLKPFH, encoded by the coding sequence ATGAACACCTTGAATTCTATTCATGTGTCCTCCGAAACCAATCAAATACAAGCCGCtacaaattatttttccatGCAAATATTAGATTCATCAATCCAAAGTCTAATAAAATCATGGAAGAGAAGGCAAAGATGGTTGTTTCTTTTTAACACATCAAGCCGACAAGATTTGTTGAATAGAGCAACATGGAGAACCCATTTAACCAATTTCCTAGAATCAACAATAATACGTGTGATTTCAATTTCTTTGCTTATTGTAGATCTCATCATCACAATTCTTGAACTATCATCCTCTCTAATTTCATGTGAACAAAATATTGACATAGTAAAGGAAAAATATTTCCATTGGATTGGAATTTGTATTTTGAGTATACTTTCAATAAAGATAATTGCTTTGTtattagggttagggttttcaTTCTTTAAGCATATAGGATATGTTGTGGATGGGGTTGTGATTATTGGAGCTTTAATTATGGAAGCATTTTTGGAGAGGAGAGGAGGTGGTTTGTTGGTTTTGGTGAGTTTATGGCGTGTGATTAGGGTGGTGGAGAGTGTGTTTGAGTTAAGTGATGAGGCTATTGAAGTTCAAATTGAAGGGATAGTTTTCCAATTTGAGGCACTTAAAGAAGAGAATATTAGGCTCTTGGAAATTATACATGAAAAGGACAAGATGATTGAAAAGCTCGAGGAAGAATTAGATGAGTGTAGGTTGAAATTGAAGCCCTTTCACtaa